The DNA segment AACGACGCGTAGAGCGCTTCATCCATCCGCATGGCCTACTCCCCCTCCTGGACGCGCAGGAACATCCGGCCCTCGGTGACCTCGATGAGCTGGGTGTCCTTCTCCAGGGTCCGCTGGATGCGCAGCATGGGCTTCGAGTCCTGGTACAGGTGCTGGATGGACGTCTCGCTCTTGTCCGTCTTGCCCAGCAGCAGGTGGTTGCCCTGCGACTCCTTGGGGAGACGGGCGCCGGGGCGCCACTCCAGGAAGCGGTCCATGCGCGCGTGCTGGTAGCCCAGCGACACCAGCACCCGCGTCCCCTTGTCCATGGGGAAGTAGAAGTGCCCGGGCTGCTGGTGCGGCTCATAGGGGACGCGCACCTCCTTGTCCCACAAGGGCAGCTTCACCCGGTACGACTCCACCGACGTCTCCTCGTCCTGGCGGATCTGATACGTGCGGTCCGGCTCCCCGCCCTCCTCGCTCACCACCCGCCCCTCCGCGAGGAAGGGCCAGCGCGGCGGCCGGAAGCGCGGACGCCGGAAGGTGGGGTCCGCCGCCTCCTCCAGCGTGGCCTTCAACTCCAGCTCGTAGTCGTTGGCGGCGCTGTCCGGGTCGTGCGCGGCGTCGTCCTCCACGGCGCGGGCCTCCAGCTTCAGCGTGTGCAGCCGGTACTGCTTCTCGTGCGTCGCGGCCTGCGTGCTGAACTCGCCCAGCGTGTAGAGCCCGTTGAGCACCAGCGACGCGCGGGGGTAGCCCGCGAAGGACAGCCGCACCTCCGGGCCCTCCAACTGCTGGCGTTGCGTCTCCAGCGCCACCCGGTCCGTGAGCGTGCCCTCCAGCGTGGAGGTGACCAGGCACTCGGTGAGGACGCCCGGGATGGCGTCCGCGTTCTCCACCGCCTGGCGCCTCGTGCCGGCGTCCACGTAGCTGTTGAGCACCGACAGCGCGTCCCGCCGCGGCTCCGGGTAGCGCAGGTCCACCTGCATCACCTCGCCGCGAGAGAGCACCAGCGGCTCGCCGCCTTCGGGCTTCGCGGCCGCGAGCGTGTACCTCCCCGTCGCGTAGTCCAGGAACATGCCCGCGTTCATGCGCGCCTGCACCCAGTGCAGGAAGTCCAGGAAGCTGGCGCCAGAGTCGTCATCCGCGCCCAGCCCCAGCGCGTGGAGGCCGTGTGCCGTCCCCGCGGCCTCCCATTCGTAGGCCACGTCCAGGCCCTGGGGCGTGTTCGCCTGGATGACGGCTTGCAACGTCTCATCCACCCACACGCCGCTGGGGAAGTGGCGGCGCCACAGCATCGCGGCGGGGTCCACCATGCGGATGCGGTAGCGCCGCTGCATTACCGGCGCCTCCGCCACGTTCTCCAGCGAGCGCTCGCGGACGTGGCGCTCCTCCACCCGCCCGATGAGCTTCAGCGGCAGGGCCTCCGCGCCCTCGCGCCCCTCCGCCTGCGCGCCGTAGCGGCGGTCGATGGTCAGCGTCGCCTTGATGGGCTGCGTGCCGGTGAAGGGGGTGAAGAGCGTGTCCTCGTCGCCACTCTCCTTGCATTGCACCCACCACTCCACCCGCGCCTCGAAGCCGTAGGAGCGCGCCTCCACCTTCAGGTGCTTGATGCTGCCCGCGGGGAGCGGGAAGGCCTCCTCCCCGACATTGATCTCCAGCGTCAGCCGCAGCTGTTCGGTGAACTTCATGGGTCGTCCTCCCCGGAGGGCTCTTCCGGAGGCCGTTCGCGCAGGCGGCGCGAGCCCGGGTCCAGCAGCAGGTCCATGGGCTCATGGGAGTCACGCAGGAGCAGGCGCACCACCAGGCCGGGCGCGCCTCCCGCCGCCGCGGGCGCCTCGTCGATGGAGACCACCTCCACGCGCGGCTCGTAGCGCGACAGCGTCTCGCGGATCTCCAGGCCCAGGCCCGCCAGGCGCTCCGCGTCCGAGCG comes from the Corallococcus macrosporus genome and includes:
- a CDS encoding GPW/gp25 family protein, with translation MGFLHRKFLGVVETPREAVLRNLGHLIQAKRGAASVLPGFGLTETGFRSDAERLAGLGLEIRETLSRYEPRVEVVSIDEAPAAAGGAPGLVVRLLLRDSHEPMDLLLDPGSRRLRERPPEEPSGEDDP